The genomic DNA GCTACTGATTTACATTTATATGTAAAAAAAGAAGTCAAAAACATCCAAGATTTAATACGTTCATTTCAATCTTCAATCTTAAAGCTAGCTCAATCACATGTAGATACAATCATGCCAGGTTATACGCACCTACAACGTGCACAACCTATCTCATTTGCACATCATGTAATGACATATTTCTGGATGCTTGAACGAGACTACTCACGTTTTGCTGACAGTATGAAACGTATCGACATTTCTCCATTAGGCGCTGCTGCATTGAGTGGTACGACCCACCCTATCGACAGACATGAGACTCAAGCATTATTAGGATTTGAATACATCTATGAGAATAGCTTAGATGCTGTAAGTGATCGTGATTATATTATCGAAACACTGCATAATATCTCATTAACAATGATTCACTTATCTCGTTTCGCTGAAGAAATTATTTTTTGGTCGACTGACGAAGCGAAATTCATTACCTTATCGGATGCATTTTCTACGGGGTCATCTATTATGCCTCAAAAGAAAAATCCTGATATGGCCGAATTAATTCGTGGTAAAGTAGGTCGTGCAACAGGTCATTTAATGAGTATGCTTGTTACTTTAAAAGGCTTACCATTAGCCTACAATAAAGATTTACAAGAAGATAAAGAAGGATTATTTGATTCCGTTCGTACAGTTAAAGGATCACTACGTATCTTTGAAGGCATGTTAGATACCATGACGGTAAATACAAATCGTTTAAATGAAACCGTGCACCAAGACTTTTCTAATGCAACAGAACTTGCAGACTATTTAGTTGCTAAAGATGTTCCTTTCAGAAAAGCACATGAAATTGTTGGTAAAATTGTCTTTGAATGTATTCAACAAGGCATCTATTTATTAGATGTCCCACTAGAACGTTACAAAGAATTAAACAGTAATATTGATACAGATGTTTATGATTACTTAAAACCCGAAAATTGTCTAAACCGTCGTAAAAGTTACGGTTCAACAGGTCAAGATTCAGTACGTCACCAGCTAAAAGTGGCTGAAAAAGTATTAAATAATCATTAATTATATTAGGTCGAAGGTAGGACAATAATGCATTAAGAATGCTTGTCCTACTTTCGACCCTTTTTGTTAAGTATATTGAGTGCGTTTTAAGTATATAATAATTATTTT from Staphylococcus taiwanensis includes the following:
- the argH gene encoding argininosuccinate lyase, encoding MSSKAWGGRFQQQPEDWVDEFNASIDFDQTLLDEDVQGSIAHATMLANQHIITTEDKDAIVKGLKEIQQDFHEHKLDFKKSLEDIHLNIEHELIQRIGDAGGKLHTGRSRNDQVATDLHLYVKKEVKNIQDLIRSFQSSILKLAQSHVDTIMPGYTHLQRAQPISFAHHVMTYFWMLERDYSRFADSMKRIDISPLGAAALSGTTHPIDRHETQALLGFEYIYENSLDAVSDRDYIIETLHNISLTMIHLSRFAEEIIFWSTDEAKFITLSDAFSTGSSIMPQKKNPDMAELIRGKVGRATGHLMSMLVTLKGLPLAYNKDLQEDKEGLFDSVRTVKGSLRIFEGMLDTMTVNTNRLNETVHQDFSNATELADYLVAKDVPFRKAHEIVGKIVFECIQQGIYLLDVPLERYKELNSNIDTDVYDYLKPENCLNRRKSYGSTGQDSVRHQLKVAEKVLNNH